In one window of Capra hircus breed San Clemente unplaced genomic scaffold, ASM170441v1, whole genome shotgun sequence DNA:
- the PRAME gene encoding melanoma antigen preferentially expressed in tumors — MWPKLPQRMYLQDSFRSRFTMGVGAPPRLLELAGQSLLQNEALAIMALEDLPIELFPPLFMAAFAGRHTQALKAMVQAWPFPCLPLGALMKDHQPHLETFQAALDGLDVLLAQEVRPRRWKLQVLDLRRNTHEDFWTLWSGIKASVCSLLEPDPIQPTQKSQRVEAQAVLKLVRAPVEVLVDLCLKEDTLDETLSYLLKKAKQRRSLLHLRCQKLRIFTMPMQSIKRILKVVQLDSIQDLEVNCIWKLGTLGRFVPHLGRMGNLRRLLLSRIHMLPRTTPDQEEHLVDQLTTQFLNLPHLQELYLDSISFLEGRLHQVLRCLKTPLETLWITNCLLSESDLMYLAQCPSISMLKDLSLSGVNLTSLSLEPLQVLIEWTSATLQDLDLNECGIMDTQFSALLPSLSCCSQLTTFSFCGNPISMAVLESLLQHTMGLSKLSHVLYPAPLESYEDVNGTLHLGLLAELHTRLKQLLCKSGRASMGWVSASPCPHCGDQIFYDTEPILCPCYMPA; from the exons ATGTGGCCCAAACTCCCGCAACGAATGTACCTTCAG GACTCGTTCCGGAGTAGGTTCACGATGGGCGTCGGGGCCCCACCCAGACTCCTGGAGCTGGCTGGCCAGAGCCTGCTGCAGAATGAGGCCTTGGCCATCATGGCTCTGGAGGACCTGCCCATTGAACTCTTCCCACCGCTGTTTATGGCGGCCTTCGCTGGGAGGCACACCCAGGCCCTGAAGGCGATGGTGCAGGCCTGGCCCTTCCCCTGCCTCCCACTGGGGGCCCTGATGAAGGACCACCAGCCTCATCTGGAGACCTTCCAGGCTGCACTCGACGGCCTGGACGTCCTGCTTGCTCAGGAGGTCCGCCCCAG GCGGTGGAAGCTGCAGGTGCTGGACTTGCGCCGGAACACCCACGAGGACTTCTGGACCCTGTGGTCTGGCATCAAGGCTAGCGTTTGCTCGCTGCTGGAGCCTGACCCGATCCAGCCCACGCAGAAGAGCCAAAGGGTGGAGGCACAGGCAGTACTAAAGCTGGTGCGGGCCCCTGTGGAGGTGCTGGTTGACCTGTGCCTCAAGGAGGACACCCTGGACGAGACACTCAGCTACCTGCTGAAGAAGGCCAAGCAGAGGAGGAGCCTGCTGCACCTGCgctgccagaagctgaggatctTCACCATGCCTATGCAGAGCATCAAGAGGAtcctgaaggtggtgcagctggacTCCATCCAGGACCTGGAGGTGAACTGCATCTGGAAGCTGGGCACACTGGGCAGGTTTGTGCCGCATCTGGGACGGATGGGAAATCTCCGCCGGCTGCTGCTGTCGCGCATCCACATGTTGCCGCGCACCACCCCGGACCAGGAGGAGCACTTAGTGGACCAGCTCACCACCCAGTTCCTGAACCTGCCCCACCTGCAGGAGCTCTACCTAGACTCCATCTCCTTCCTTGAGGGGCGCCTGCACCAGGTGCTCAG GTGCCTGAAGACCCCTCTGGAGACCCTGTGGATCACCAACTGCCTGCTTTCGGAGTCAGACCTGATGTACCTGGCGCAGTGCCCGAGCATCAGCATGCTGAAGGACCTGAGCCTTAGTGGGGTCAACCTGACCAGCCTCAGCTTGGAACCTCTGCAGGTCCTGATCGAGTGGACCTCGGCCACCCTACAGGACCTAGACCTAAATGAGTGCGGCATCATGGACACCCAGTTCAgtgccctcctgccctccctgagTTGCTGCTCCCAGCTCACTACCTTCAGCTTCTGCGGCAACCCCATCTCCATGGCCGTGCTGGAGAGCCTACTTCAACACACCATGGGGCTGAGCAAGCTAAGCCACGTGCTGTACCCCGCACCCCTGGAGAGCTATGAGGATGTGAATGGCACTCTGCACCTGGGCCTCCTGGCTGAGCTTCACACCCGGCTCAAGCAGCTGCTGTGTAAATCTGGGAGGGCCAGCATGGGCTGGGTCAGTGCCAGCCCCTGTCCACACTGCGGTGACCAGATCTTCTATGACACTGAGCCCATCCTGTGCCCCTGCTACATGCCCGCCTAG